Proteins co-encoded in one Polyangiaceae bacterium genomic window:
- a CDS encoding efflux RND transporter permease subunit, with translation MQPTEKVGVVGHVIALCAKNRWLALLVVAALGIWGAISMRNGPLDAIPDLSDAQVIVFTEWPGRSPDLVEDQITYPISSTLLAAPKVKAVRGQSFFGLSFVYVVFEDGTDIYWARSRVMEYLNTAQSKLPDGVTPSIGPDATGAGWVYQYALVDYSGKHDLSELRSLQDWNIRFALESVPGVAEVASVGGFVKQYQVNVDPNKLRSFGIPMTKVIAAVRDANQEVGGRTIEIAGHEQMIRGRGYVKKLSDLESIPLKVRDDGTPVTLAEVAEVQLGPEMRRGVAELNGQGETVGGIVVMRYGENALNVIERVDKRMEEIKQGLPEGVHLEVTYDRSGLIRESIQTLRHTLLEEMLVVSIVIFLFLLHARSALIPVLTLPLGVLLAFIPMYYQGLTISIMSLGGIAVAIGAMVDASIILIENIHKRLELWQDEGGEGSRADVIVHAMQEVGPSVFFSLLIITVSFLPVFTLEATEGRLFKPLAFTKTYSMGFAAILAVTVTPALAVLLIKGKIRGEHHNPVNRWLVRLYSPVVRGVVRHRYWVIGAALLAMLFSIPAFMRLGSEFMPPLNEGAILYMPTAPPGMSVGEATTALQSMDRQLSKFPEVESVFGKMGRARTPTDPAPLSMAEITIQLKPRDQWRPGLSYDDLVKEMDEKLQYPGMPNIWWMPIQTRTEMLATGIRSQLGIKVFGDSLKEIEETAISIEHALEDLPGTRSAFAERSTGGFFADFEVKRGEAARHGLSVADINMVVMSAIGGSNVSEAVEGRERYPINVRYAREFRDDPESLEQVLVATPGGAQIPLSQVATLDFKTGPPMVRSESGKLVGFVFVDVVGRPIADYVKDAKARVQERVKVPAGQRLEWAGQFQYFERAKEKLTYVVPLTLLLVLLLLYFNTKSLAETAIVLLAVPFSLIGAVWLLYLLGFNLSVAVWVGIIALAGLDAETGVVMLLYLTLAHKRRIERGELRSEEDLEEAIVEGAAQRIRPKLMTVLTTLIGLVPVLWSTGTGADVMQRIAAPMVGGLVTSFLLELTVYPAIFAVWKRHTIAPLPQPEEVGG, from the coding sequence ATGCAACCGACCGAAAAAGTCGGCGTCGTTGGCCACGTGATCGCCCTATGCGCGAAGAACCGCTGGCTCGCGCTGTTGGTGGTCGCGGCGCTCGGGATCTGGGGTGCCATATCCATGCGGAATGGTCCGCTGGATGCCATTCCGGATCTCTCCGACGCTCAGGTGATTGTGTTCACCGAGTGGCCGGGGCGCAGCCCCGACTTGGTCGAAGATCAGATCACGTATCCGATTTCCTCGACGCTGCTCGCTGCTCCCAAGGTGAAGGCGGTGCGCGGGCAGTCCTTCTTTGGATTGTCCTTCGTGTACGTGGTGTTCGAAGACGGCACCGACATCTACTGGGCGCGATCGCGGGTGATGGAGTACCTGAACACCGCGCAATCCAAGTTGCCTGACGGCGTGACTCCGAGCATCGGTCCAGACGCGACGGGCGCTGGTTGGGTCTACCAATACGCGCTCGTCGATTACTCGGGGAAACACGATCTGTCGGAGCTCCGAAGCCTGCAGGATTGGAACATCCGCTTCGCGCTCGAGAGCGTGCCTGGCGTCGCCGAGGTGGCTTCCGTTGGTGGCTTCGTGAAGCAGTACCAGGTCAACGTCGACCCGAACAAGCTGCGTAGCTTCGGTATCCCAATGACCAAGGTGATCGCCGCGGTGCGCGACGCGAATCAAGAAGTCGGTGGGCGCACGATCGAAATAGCGGGTCACGAACAGATGATTCGCGGTCGCGGCTACGTGAAGAAGCTCTCAGACTTGGAGAGCATCCCGCTCAAGGTGCGCGACGATGGCACGCCAGTGACGCTGGCCGAGGTCGCCGAAGTGCAGCTCGGACCTGAGATGCGTCGTGGTGTCGCTGAGCTGAATGGCCAAGGTGAGACCGTCGGTGGAATCGTGGTCATGCGCTACGGCGAGAATGCGCTGAACGTCATCGAGCGCGTCGACAAGCGCATGGAGGAGATCAAACAGGGCCTGCCCGAGGGCGTGCACTTGGAGGTCACCTACGATCGCTCTGGCTTGATCCGCGAGTCGATCCAGACGCTGCGTCACACGCTGCTCGAAGAGATGCTCGTCGTTAGCATCGTCATCTTCCTGTTCTTGCTTCACGCGCGCAGCGCGCTGATCCCGGTGTTGACGTTGCCGCTCGGTGTGCTCCTGGCGTTCATCCCCATGTACTACCAGGGGCTCACGATCAGCATCATGAGCCTCGGCGGCATTGCGGTCGCGATTGGTGCGATGGTCGATGCCTCGATCATCTTGATCGAGAATATCCATAAACGCCTCGAGCTTTGGCAGGATGAAGGGGGGGAGGGGAGCCGCGCTGATGTCATCGTGCACGCGATGCAAGAGGTCGGGCCGAGCGTCTTTTTCTCGCTCCTCATCATCACCGTGAGCTTCCTTCCGGTGTTCACCCTGGAGGCCACGGAAGGGCGCTTGTTCAAGCCGCTCGCCTTCACGAAGACCTACTCCATGGGTTTTGCTGCGATCCTCGCGGTAACGGTGACTCCCGCATTGGCGGTGCTGCTGATCAAGGGGAAAATCCGCGGCGAGCATCACAATCCGGTCAATCGCTGGCTCGTCCGGCTGTACTCGCCGGTGGTTCGCGGCGTGGTGCGCCACCGCTACTGGGTGATCGGCGCGGCGCTGCTCGCGATGTTGTTCAGCATCCCAGCGTTCATGCGTTTGGGAAGCGAGTTCATGCCGCCACTGAACGAAGGCGCGATCCTCTACATGCCTACGGCGCCTCCTGGCATGAGCGTGGGGGAGGCGACGACGGCGCTCCAGTCCATGGATCGGCAACTCTCGAAGTTCCCGGAGGTGGAGAGCGTGTTCGGCAAGATGGGGCGCGCTCGCACGCCTACGGATCCGGCTCCGCTGTCCATGGCGGAGATCACGATTCAGCTCAAGCCGCGCGATCAGTGGCGCCCAGGGCTGTCTTACGACGACCTGGTCAAGGAGATGGACGAGAAGCTCCAGTACCCCGGCATGCCGAACATCTGGTGGATGCCGATTCAAACCCGCACGGAAATGCTTGCGACGGGTATTCGGAGCCAGCTCGGCATCAAGGTGTTCGGAGACTCGCTGAAGGAGATTGAAGAGACAGCGATCTCCATCGAGCACGCCCTCGAAGACTTGCCTGGCACTCGCAGCGCGTTCGCTGAGCGCTCCACGGGAGGCTTCTTCGCTGACTTCGAGGTGAAGCGGGGAGAAGCCGCGCGGCATGGGCTCAGCGTCGCCGACATCAACATGGTCGTGATGAGCGCCATCGGCGGCAGCAATGTCTCCGAAGCCGTGGAGGGCCGTGAGCGCTATCCGATCAACGTGCGTTACGCGCGTGAATTCAGGGACGATCCAGAGTCCCTGGAGCAAGTGCTCGTCGCCACCCCGGGCGGCGCACAGATCCCGCTCTCACAAGTCGCGACCCTCGACTTCAAGACAGGGCCGCCGATGGTGCGTAGTGAGAGCGGGAAGCTGGTCGGCTTCGTCTTTGTCGACGTCGTGGGCCGCCCCATTGCTGACTACGTCAAGGACGCGAAGGCGCGGGTTCAAGAGCGGGTCAAGGTACCGGCTGGGCAGCGCTTGGAGTGGGCTGGACAGTTCCAGTACTTCGAGCGCGCGAAGGAGAAGCTCACCTACGTCGTGCCGCTGACGCTGCTGCTCGTCTTGCTGCTGCTGTACTTCAACACGAAGAGCCTCGCGGAAACAGCCATCGTGCTGCTTGCGGTGCCTTTTTCGCTGATCGGCGCCGTGTGGTTGCTCTACTTGCTAGGCTTCAACCTCTCGGTGGCGGTGTGGGTCGGCATCATCGCCCTGGCCGGCTTGGACGCAGAAACGGGGGTGGTGATGTTGCTCTACCTCACGTTGGCCCACAAGCGCCGCATCGAGCGCGGAGAGCTACGCAGCGAGGAGGATCTGGAGGAAGCGATCGTTGAAGGCGCGGCGCAACGCATCCGCCCGAAGCTGATGACCGTGCTCACCACGCTGATCGGCCTCGTGCCGGTGCTGTGGAGCACAGGCACCGGCGCCGACGTCATGCAGCGTATCGCGGCTCCGATGGTCGGCGGGCTCGTCACTTCGTTCTTGTTGGAGCTGACCGTGTACCCGGCGATTTTTGCCGTGTGGAAGCGGCATACCATCGCTCCTCTCCCCCAACCGGAGGAGGTTGGGGGTTAG